GTTGCCGGAAGTTGCGACAATCCAACCTCGGACATTTGACCAATTTCCACGGTGGGCTTCATCACCAACACTGGAATATTTCGGAGGTGATCCTTGCCCCGACCCAACTCTTCCTCACTCATCAGGGACACGGTCCGGTTGATCCGCGCTAGCCGCGCCAGATCCGCATCCAGAGCATCGAAAAAAAGACCATTCAAAATAGTTCCGGCGATCTCTCCGATAGTCACGTGACCGACATGCTGATTTTCATTGGTCGACTCGGCACTCGGACCGCGAATCCCGATCACGAGCAATTTCTCGGCACCCATTCGAACCGCAGCACTCAGAGGCGAATTCAAGCGCACCATGCCGTCGCCATAGTGATATTCACCGATTTTTTTCGGCGGAAAAAAGATCGGAATCGATGACGAGGCAATCACATGCTCCGCCTTCAATTCTGCCCGCACACTAATCCGGTTCAGAGTTTTCCAATCCTCGATGCTCCCATTGCCACCATAGAACGTCACCGATTGGCCTGTCTGATAATTGACGGTGGTCACCGACAGAGCATGCAAGGCGCCCGTTCTCAAGTGCTCGCGCAAACCGTGATAGTTAATCTTAGACTCGATGAACTTCTGCAAGGGGGCTGTATCTAAAAGATAGTTGATCTGCTTGTGATTTTGGTGAACGCCGCCCAGACTGCGGTCTTTAATCCATCGCAAAGCCATGGAGACCACATTGGGAATTTCAGTATTAAAAACTTTTTCTGTGGTCAGGCCAGCCCATTCATCCCACATACTTTGCACAGCCCGCTCGAAATTTTCAGTCCGGCCGGCAAGCCAAGTCCCGTTAATTGCTCCGGCCGAATAGCCGGAGATCACACGAAATGGATTTGTTTCGAAATTCGTAATCGCCGAGATCGCACGCAAGACCCCCACTTGGTAGGCCGCCCGGGCACCACCGCCAGTAAGGACTATTCCTAAGCGTCGCTTCGTGGGATCTCGCATAGAATACGCGCTATTTTTTAGCCTTCAACTTAGAAATCTCGCCGGCAATTTTTTCCGAATCGACCACGGGATCCACGTCTTTCTGGATCGAGCGGATTTTCAAGTCTGGATCAACAATGTAAGTCCAGCGCTTTGACATCTTCATGGCTGCCATCTTTGTACCGTAAAGATCAATCACGTGATCATCCGGATCTGCCAGCAGGTTGAAATTCAAGTGATGAGTTTTATGAAACTCCGCTTGCTCGGCAACGGTGTCCGCACTGATGCCATAGACATCGGCGCCTTGCGCACGAATTTTTTCGATATTATCGCGGAAGGCGCAGGCTTGTTTGGTGCAGCCCGGAGTCCCCGCTTTTGGATAGAAATACAGAACGGTCCATTGACCTTTGCGCGACTTCAGATCGAAGTCTTTGCCTTCATGAGTTTTTGCAACAAAGAGAGGAGCTGGATCATTCACTTTGAGTTCTGCGGCATGAACGGATTCGAGCATAAGAAAACCACCTAGAAGGGACGTTAATAGGGCCAAGTATTTCATACGGTATCCTTTCAATAAATATATTGAAAGATCTTGGCCCGATTACTAACAAAACACAAGATGGCTTAATTGTCGGCGTGCAGCAGTTGGCGACGCTTTCGACGGAGATATTTAAGTACGTATTCCGTCAAAGTATTAAGACTATTCGTCATACGATCAGCTTCAAAAAAGATGCTGCCGTAGGCTTCCGCCGCTTCCGATCCGTCTGTCTTTGCTAACGCAACATAGGCCGCCCGGATATCCGGAAACTCACTGTGTGGAATATCACGGCCACGCAGGGCTTCTGCTTGCAAGCTCAAGGTTTTTTCGACGTGTTCAGAAAAAATCAAAAATGCTTTTCGCTGCTCTTCTGACAACGCACTGAGATTCGCGGCCTCAAGTGACATCGAGCCATGGGCAAATCGGTTTGCGGCGACCGTCATGGCGCTCAGGACCTGGATGTCTTCCACATCCGCGCGGCGTTCGACGGTAAACCGCCCAGAGGCTGCCAAAAAGTTGGCCCGTGTCACACGTGACTGCTGACGAATGCGATCCACTTCCAGTGGCGCTTGGTCCCGATAAACCACCGCATGAAGATAATCACGATAGCCTTCCAGCATCCGCGCGATCACTTCACGGAGTTGCAAGTTCTCAGAGGTCGGCCACAGCCAGTACACTATCAAAGCCACTGCCCCGCCGAGCAGAGTGTTAATCCCACGGGACCAAATCACATCTTTGGGCGCCACGCCCGTCAACGCCAAGAGCACCACCACAAA
The sequence above is drawn from the Bdellovibrionales bacterium genome and encodes:
- a CDS encoding patatin-like phospholipase family protein, yielding MRDPTKRRLGIVLTGGGARAAYQVGVLRAISAITNFETNPFRVISGYSAGAINGTWLAGRTENFERAVQSMWDEWAGLTTEKVFNTEIPNVVSMALRWIKDRSLGGVHQNHKQINYLLDTAPLQKFIESKINYHGLREHLRTGALHALSVTTVNYQTGQSVTFYGGNGSIEDWKTLNRISVRAELKAEHVIASSSIPIFFPPKKIGEYHYGDGMVRLNSPLSAAVRMGAEKLLVIGIRGPSAESTNENQHVGHVTIGEIAGTILNGLFFDALDADLARLARINRTVSLMSEEELGRGKDHLRNIPVLVMKPTVEIGQMSEVGLSQLPATLRFLLKGIGLKEDRGTDLLSYLSFEPQYIRTLLEAGYEDTMKRKDEIIDFFS
- a CDS encoding peroxiredoxin; translated protein: MLESVHAAELKVNDPAPLFVAKTHEGKDFDLKSRKGQWTVLYFYPKAGTPGCTKQACAFRDNIEKIRAQGADVYGISADTVAEQAEFHKTHHLNFNLLADPDDHVIDLYGTKMAAMKMSKRWTYIVDPDLKIRSIQKDVDPVVDSEKIAGEISKLKAKK